The Liquorilactobacillus nagelii DSM 13675 DNA window TTTATTGGCAGCTAACGGTTTTGTAATTGAAAGCAGCAGTCAAATGCAAGATTGGTGTGCATTAGTTGCTAAATTTGAACAAGATTAAGGAGTTCCAGCATGCAGCGTTATTTTATTCAACAAGCAAGCATCCCGCTAAAACTGCAATTAGAACCAGAGATTTTTAAACATGCAATTAAGGTTTTACGGTTGCGTGTGGGTGATCACTTTGAACTGGTTGATACTCAGCAGCAGGTAGCAGAGATGAAGTTAATTGCTATCGATGGACTGCAAGCGACTGCTGAGCGATTAAACGTAAGTAAACCGCAAGTCGAGTTACCAGTTAATGTAACAATAGCTTGTGGTTTGGCGAAAAATGCTAAACCAGAAATAATTGTCCAAAAGGCAACCGAACTTGGGGCGGCTAGAATTATTTTTTTCCAAGGAGAGTATTCAATTGCTCGTTGGCAACCGGCAAAAATGGAAAAAAAATTACAACGATTACAAAAAGTTGCTCAAGCGGCAGCTGAACAGTCACATCGAACACGAATTCCAGCTGTTGATTTTTATGCTAAGTTGTCCGACTTGCCCTTTCGTGATTATGATTTAAAGCTAGTTGCTTACGAAGAAGCTGCTAAAGAAGGTGAAAGTCACATGTTTCGTCAATTTACTGACAAACTACTGCTTGAAAAAAGACAGCAAACGCCTAATTTATTAGCAGTTTTTGGACCTGAAGGCGGAATTTCAGCGGCTGAAATTGATTTTCTTCAACAGCAAGGTTGTCAATCAGCAGGATTGGGTCCACGAATCTTGCGGGCAGAGACAGCACCATGGTATTTATTAGCTGCGCTTTCTTTTGCCTTAGAATTAGGGTAAAATAGTAAC harbors:
- a CDS encoding RsmE family RNA methyltransferase — encoded protein: MQRYFIQQASIPLKLQLEPEIFKHAIKVLRLRVGDHFELVDTQQQVAEMKLIAIDGLQATAERLNVSKPQVELPVNVTIACGLAKNAKPEIIVQKATELGAARIIFFQGEYSIARWQPAKMEKKLQRLQKVAQAAAEQSHRTRIPAVDFYAKLSDLPFRDYDLKLVAYEEAAKEGESHMFRQFTDKLLLEKRQQTPNLLAVFGPEGGISAAEIDFLQQQGCQSAGLGPRILRAETAPWYLLAALSFALELG